In the genome of Coregonus clupeaformis isolate EN_2021a chromosome 1, ASM2061545v1, whole genome shotgun sequence, one region contains:
- the LOC121570569 gene encoding regulating synaptic membrane exocytosis protein 1 isoform X9, whose protein sequence is MPKEAGALLGLKVVGGRVTEAGRLGAFITVVKKGSLADIVGHLRAGDEVLQWNSKMLPGATQKEVYNIILNSQAEPQVELVVSRPIVDIPRIPDTSHPPLESTLTAGSSSFESQKMEQPSISVMSPTSPSTLRDNPQLMPGQLTVLPGQLSVKLWYDKVGHQLIVNVVQATELPTRPDGRPRNPYVKMYFLPDRSDKSKRRTKTVKKSGEPMWNQTFVYSHVHRRDFRQHMLELTVWDQPRLPDEDSMFMGEILIELETAPLDDKPHWYNLQTHDVSSIPLPRPSPYMPRRHTHPNTPSKKLQPAERGSRERERQQRDPHATTLEVPEQQRTPQHRSRSVSPHREEQGRGRSRPTNVPTQRSLDDEVHHSRRSSSPTRYYDSARGHYQEQDYVDDSEVILIHQSNRGKSAECLHTKSDLQPSLDRVKTWSASTNCLNPERNHSVPSPEPQSCSQSLPRRRPGSPRILIQHASPEDDRQTRTLDSSTCHTLGKKLPDRDRIPLQGGASLSSSVTSSSAARRVRHLPQVPDKSSSPVEQALAAEERVRQLQMKVQQRDSYRSSAAPSTSSRDLERALKSKREVSHLSLELYKDQRRTSCENVSRKSSDSDVSDVSAISRTSSASRISSTSYMSIQSERPRGRFNNAIHASGRSMLKSTSVSGEIYGIERTDGSQSDTALGGGKKRRSSLSQRVVAIVGLPSRRSCSTSQLTSQKEAVGVDTKKKGKKKNKIQIQRSTEVGMAVDYPRSAMNRQTSRDSTNGSMNSYSSEGNLIFSGMRLGADSQFSDFLDGLGPAQLVGRQTLATPAMGDVQIGMMDKKGQLEVEVIRARGLNPKPGSKSLPAPYVKVYLLDNGACKAKKKTKIARKTLEPLYQQALLFEESPQGKVLQVIVWGDYGRLDHKCFMGVAQILLEELDLSSTVIGWYKLFPPSSLVDPTLASLTRRASQTSLDSSGPASMRS, encoded by the exons ATGCCCAAAGAGGCCGGGGCACTGCTGGGGCTGAAG GTGGTTGGGGGAAGGGTCACAGAGGCGGGCAGACTGGGAGCCTTCATCACTGTAGTCAAGAAGGGCAGTCTGGCCGACATCGTGGGACACCTACGAGCAG GGGATGAGGTTCTGCAGTGGAACAGCAAGATGTTGCCAGGAGCAACCCAGAAAGAAGTTTACAATATCATTCTCAATTCCCAAGCAGAACCCCAAGTGGAACTAGTGGTGTCCCGGCCCATTGT TGATATCCCAAGAATTCCAGACACGTCCCACCCTCCACTAGAATCTA CCCTCACAGCAGGTTCCAGTTCATTCGAGTCCCAGAAGATGGAGCAGCCATCTATATCAGTCATGTCCCCCACCAGTCCCAGTACACTAAGAGACAACCCACAGCTAATGCCTGGACAGCTCACA gtACTGCCCGGACAACTTTCA GTGAAGCTGTGGTATGATAAGGTGGGACACCAGCTAATAGTGAACGTGGTCCAGGCCACAGAGCTGCCTACACGGCCGGATGGGCGACCCAGAAACCCCTACGTCAAAATGTACTTCCTGCCGGACCGCAG tGATAAGAGCAAGCGGAGGACTAAGACAGTGAAGAAGAGCGGAGAGCCCATGTGGAACCAGACGTTTGTGTACTCCCACGTCCACCGCAGAGACTTCCGCCAACACATGCTAGAGCTGACTGTGTGGGACCAGCCTCGCCTACCTGATGAGGATAGCATGTTCATGGGCGAG ATCCTGATAGAGCTCGAGACAGCCCCGTTGGATGATAAGCCTCATTGGTACAATCTGCAGACCCACGACGTGTCATCCATCCCTCTGCCCCGGCCATCCCCCTACATGCCCCGCAGACAcacccaccccaacacacccagcAAGAAGCTTCAGC CGGCCGAAAGAGGctcacgggagagagagaggcagcagagGGATCCCCACGCCACCACTCTGGAGGTGCCGGAGCAGCAGAGGACACCCCAGCATCGCTCTCGATCTGTCTCCCCTCACAGAGAGGAACAGGGCAGGGGCCGATCACGACCCACCAACGTCCCCACCCAGAg GAGTTTGGATGATGAGGTCCACCATAGTAGGAGGTCTAGTTCTCCCACCCGCTACTACGACTCTGCCAGAGGACACTACCAGGAGCAGGACTATGtagatgacag TGAGGTCATCTTGATCCACCAATCAAATCGGGGCAAAAGTGCAGAGTGCCTACACACTAAAAG TGATCTACAGCCTTCTCTGGACAGGGTTAAGACTTGGAGCGCTAGCACCAACTGTCTGAACCCAGAAAGGAACCACAGTGTTCCTTCACCAGAGCCCCAAAG CTGTTCCCAGTCTCTGCCCCGCAGACGCCCCGGCAGCCCCAGGATTCTAATCCAACACGCCTCCCCAGAAGACGACAG GCAAACTCGGACCCTGGACTCATCCACCTGTCACACTCTGGGCAAGAAGCTCCCTGACAGAGACAG gatccCCCTCCAAGGTGGTGCGTCTCTGTCCTCCTCCGTGACGTCCTCGTCAGCAGCTCGCAGGGTCAGACACCTCCCACAGGTCCCCGACAAGAGTAGCAGCCCCGTAGAGCAAG ctcTAGCAGCAGAGGAGCGTGTTCGTCAGCTCCAGATGAAGGTGCAGCAGAGGGACTCCTACAGGAGTTCTGCTGCTCCCTCCACTTCCAGCAGGGACCTGGAGAGGGCGCTTAAGAGCAAACGCGAGGTCAGTCACCTTTCACTAGAG CTGTATAAGGACCAGAGGAGAACCAGCTGTGAGAACGTATCCCGCAAGTCTTCAGACAGTGATGTCAGTGACGTGTCAGCCATCTCTCGCACCAGCAGTGCCTCCCGCATCAGTAGTACCAGCTACATGTCCATCCAGTCAGAGAGACCCCGGGGACGCTTCAA caaTGCGATCCATGCGTCAGGCCGCAGCATGTTGAAGAGCACCAGCGTGAGCGGTGAGATCTATGGCATTGAGCGCACGGACGGCAGCCAATCAGATACAGCATTGGGCGGGGGCAAGAAGCGACGCTCCAGCCTCAGCCAACGCGTGGTGGCCATCGTGGGCCTGCCCTCCAGACGCAGCTGCAGCACCTCACAGCTCACCTCCCAGAAAG AAGCAGTGGGGGTGGATACTAAGAAGAAGGGCAAGAAAAAGAACAAAATCCAGATCCAGAGGAGTACAGAGGTGGGTATGGCTGTAGATTACCCCCGCTCTGCCATGAACCGCCAGACCAGCAGAGACTCCACCAACGGCAGCATGAACAGCTACAGCTCTGAGGGGAA tCTAATCTTCTCGGGGATGAGGCTGGGGGCTGACAGTCAGTTCAGTGACTTCCTGGATGGCCTTGGCCCGGCCCAACTGGTGGGCCGGCAAACATTAGCCACACCTGCCATGG gAGATGTTCAAATCGGAATGATGGATAAAAAAGGCCAGCTGGAGGTAGAGGTGATCAGGGCACGTGGCCTTAACCCCAAACCAGGGTCCAAATCACTCCCAG CTCCCTATGTCAAGGTGTACCTGTTGGACAACGGAGCCTGTAAAGCCAAAAAGAAAACCAAGATTGCACGTAAAACCCTGGAGCCACTTTATCAGCAGGCCCTGCTGTTTGAGGAGAGCCCACAGGGGAAGGTCCTCCAG GTAATAGTCTGGGGCGACTACGGGCGACTGGACCACAAATGCTTCATGGGAGTTGCACAGATCCTATTGGAGGAGCTGGATCTCTCTAGCACAGTGATTGGCTGGTACAAACTGTTTCCCCCGTCCTCATTGGTGGACCCTACATTAGCCTCGCTCACGCGGCGGGCGTCCCAGACATCCCTGGACAGCTCAGGACCAGCTAGTATGCGCTCTTAG
- the LOC121570569 gene encoding regulating synaptic membrane exocytosis protein 3 isoform X10: MMEHLVPRQETVNHLSAKKRQTRTLDSSTCHTLGKKLPDRDRIPLQGGASLSSSVTSSSAARRVRHLPQVPDKSSSPVEQALAAEERVRQLQMKVQQRDSYRSSAAPSTSSRDLERALKSKREVSHLSLELYKDQRRTSCENVSRKSSDSDVSDVSAISRTSSASRISSTSYMSIQSERPRGRFNNAIHASGRSMLKSTSVSGEIYGIERTDGSQSDTALGGGKKRRSSLSQRVVAIVGLPSRRSCSTSQLTSQKEAVGVDTKKKGKKKNKIQIQRSTEVGMAVDYPRSAMNRQTSRDSTNGSMNSYSSEGNLIFSGMRLGADSQFSDFLDGLGPAQLVGRQTLATPAMGDVQIGMMDKKGQLEVEVIRARGLNPKPGSKSLPAPYVKVYLLDNGACKAKKKTKIARKTLEPLYQQALLFEESPQGKVLQVIVWGDYGRLDHKCFMGVAQILLEELDLSSTVIGWYKLFPPSSLVDPTLASLTRRASQTSLDSSGPASMRS; encoded by the exons ATGATGGAGCATCTAGTTCCTAGACAAGAGACAGTAAACCACCTCAGTGCAAAgaagag GCAAACTCGGACCCTGGACTCATCCACCTGTCACACTCTGGGCAAGAAGCTCCCTGACAGAGACAG gatccCCCTCCAAGGTGGTGCGTCTCTGTCCTCCTCCGTGACGTCCTCGTCAGCAGCTCGCAGGGTCAGACACCTCCCACAGGTCCCCGACAAGAGTAGCAGCCCCGTAGAGCAAG ctcTAGCAGCAGAGGAGCGTGTTCGTCAGCTCCAGATGAAGGTGCAGCAGAGGGACTCCTACAGGAGTTCTGCTGCTCCCTCCACTTCCAGCAGGGACCTGGAGAGGGCGCTTAAGAGCAAACGCGAGGTCAGTCACCTTTCACTAGAG CTGTATAAGGACCAGAGGAGAACCAGCTGTGAGAACGTATCCCGCAAGTCTTCAGACAGTGATGTCAGTGACGTGTCAGCCATCTCTCGCACCAGCAGTGCCTCCCGCATCAGTAGTACCAGCTACATGTCCATCCAGTCAGAGAGACCCCGGGGACGCTTCAA caaTGCGATCCATGCGTCAGGCCGCAGCATGTTGAAGAGCACCAGCGTGAGCGGTGAGATCTATGGCATTGAGCGCACGGACGGCAGCCAATCAGATACAGCATTGGGCGGGGGCAAGAAGCGACGCTCCAGCCTCAGCCAACGCGTGGTGGCCATCGTGGGCCTGCCCTCCAGACGCAGCTGCAGCACCTCACAGCTCACCTCCCAGAAAG AAGCAGTGGGGGTGGATACTAAGAAGAAGGGCAAGAAAAAGAACAAAATCCAGATCCAGAGGAGTACAGAGGTGGGTATGGCTGTAGATTACCCCCGCTCTGCCATGAACCGCCAGACCAGCAGAGACTCCACCAACGGCAGCATGAACAGCTACAGCTCTGAGGGGAA tCTAATCTTCTCGGGGATGAGGCTGGGGGCTGACAGTCAGTTCAGTGACTTCCTGGATGGCCTTGGCCCGGCCCAACTGGTGGGCCGGCAAACATTAGCCACACCTGCCATGG gAGATGTTCAAATCGGAATGATGGATAAAAAAGGCCAGCTGGAGGTAGAGGTGATCAGGGCACGTGGCCTTAACCCCAAACCAGGGTCCAAATCACTCCCAG CTCCCTATGTCAAGGTGTACCTGTTGGACAACGGAGCCTGTAAAGCCAAAAAGAAAACCAAGATTGCACGTAAAACCCTGGAGCCACTTTATCAGCAGGCCCTGCTGTTTGAGGAGAGCCCACAGGGGAAGGTCCTCCAG GTAATAGTCTGGGGCGACTACGGGCGACTGGACCACAAATGCTTCATGGGAGTTGCACAGATCCTATTGGAGGAGCTGGATCTCTCTAGCACAGTGATTGGCTGGTACAAACTGTTTCCCCCGTCCTCATTGGTGGACCCTACATTAGCCTCGCTCACGCGGCGGGCGTCCCAGACATCCCTGGACAGCTCAGGACCAGCTAGTATGCGCTCTTAG